From a region of the Streptococcus ruminantium genome:
- a CDS encoding PoNe immunity protein domain-containing protein: MQVRDKLNTLENYSKSRDFYCMHNRMIADDILEIKEDEKKGVQRNHFPNARVIRNMNDSIAMNLFKIFKNRYSSGSSMSEVREAFLAYLEIKSLVLNGHIHYLDDLDIISVGILLDIDAATMAPFIENIEKVDYQDYLMDFLIRYYRPDWPQHEEIRFKRPYAHAKAIIEAESQEKALGALRHYVFSKWYPGSNDAPWYNSHKSKNPAFHAGYWSFEAGAIAKILDLDDSSLEGQQYYPYDMVHWKG, encoded by the coding sequence ATGCAAGTAAGAGATAAATTAAATACTTTAGAAAATTATAGTAAATCAAGAGACTTTTATTGTATGCACAATAGAATGATTGCGGATGATATTTTAGAGATAAAAGAGGATGAGAAGAAAGGAGTGCAAAGAAATCATTTTCCGAATGCGAGAGTAATAAGAAATATGAATGATTCAATTGCGATGAATTTATTCAAAATTTTCAAAAATAGATATTCATCAGGAAGTTCAATGTCTGAAGTAAGAGAGGCTTTTCTCGCTTATTTAGAAATTAAATCTCTTGTCTTAAATGGCCATATTCATTATTTGGACGATTTGGATATTATTTCAGTTGGTATTCTATTAGATATCGATGCTGCAACAATGGCACCTTTTATTGAAAATATTGAGAAAGTTGATTATCAAGATTACTTGATGGACTTTCTGATTCGTTACTACCGTCCTGATTGGCCACAACATGAGGAGATTCGCTTTAAACGCCCTTACGCTCACGCTAAAGCTATCATCGAAGCAGAGAGTCAGGAGAAGGCACTTGGTGCTTTGAGACATTATGTCTTTAGCAAGTGGTATCCAGGCTCTAATGATGCCCCTTGGTATAATAGCCATAAGTCAAAAAATCCAGCCTTTCATGCTGGGTATTGGAGTTTCGAAGCTGGAGCTATTGCCAAGATATTGGATTTAGATGATAGTAGTCTTGAGGGACAGCAATATTATCCTTATGATATGGTACATTGGAAGGGTTAG
- a CDS encoding T7SS effector LXG polymorphic toxin: MSALQGQALNGMKSYLAEVHYPIILVLGTLMQDYSASLLLYKDGYYNIDNASKAKLPEQNLTTLKSDLEGSRNNLQNQLDLLSTEKAKINDILTYRGMSHTTTIMKYNSLINDLNRLHQSIAQYESQHTMQDLVPFKELLASTKRLLASYGSQSRNVGSYQPGSIGQLQQMQEVAAAYSNAVNHLSNRTDRIRTAQERDAVRWEAIAAEERRNQGVLNFVVGALTVVGGVVAIVATAGAATPLVVAAGATLGTGTALYGYSNMIEAEQDIIYGSLGDTKSFAVNPIRDTIFLGNNQLYHQTGQIFSIGSSIIAPIGQTGSVVKGLAQFGGGALGAWGGGELGYHGAKLLGASDSQANAAKFLSSMAGASAGSSLAGKFSLNKLITKKVPEQAPPYNKEQVLKNLEESRLARESSNFKSSYVKVEKSINQRIELQDELKRRVSDFDYDTASSKQKGNYSEIRTYDNLLNSRSGETSIYVLRRVGRDIPESLDAKLERGIDGIYINESGAGPKVIIDEAKFNKSKLNPYTADGKQMSYEWIKNRIHEDDFANLEDYFRVKQAIDKGNYEAVLSKVNIDGNVSHFRLDMDANIIGTWP, from the coding sequence ATATCTGCTCTTCAAGGACAAGCATTAAATGGAATGAAGAGTTATTTGGCAGAAGTTCATTATCCGATTATTTTGGTCTTGGGAACTTTAATGCAGGATTATTCCGCTTCCCTCTTGCTTTATAAAGACGGTTATTATAATATAGACAATGCTTCCAAAGCAAAATTGCCGGAGCAAAACCTTACGACTCTTAAGAGTGATTTGGAGGGATCGCGTAATAATTTACAGAATCAGCTTGATTTATTGAGTACTGAGAAGGCCAAGATTAATGACATTTTGACCTATAGAGGGATGAGTCATACGACGACCATTATGAAGTACAACTCTCTGATTAATGATTTGAATAGACTTCATCAGAGTATTGCTCAATATGAATCTCAGCATACCATGCAAGATTTAGTGCCCTTCAAGGAGCTTTTAGCATCAACTAAACGCTTGTTGGCAAGTTATGGGAGTCAATCAAGGAATGTTGGTAGTTATCAACCTGGTTCTATAGGTCAGCTTCAACAAATGCAGGAAGTTGCGGCAGCTTATAGCAATGCGGTTAATCACTTATCAAATCGTACAGATCGGATTAGGACGGCTCAGGAACGTGATGCCGTTCGTTGGGAAGCCATTGCAGCCGAAGAGCGTCGTAATCAGGGAGTTCTAAATTTTGTGGTTGGTGCTTTAACGGTTGTAGGTGGTGTAGTAGCTATTGTAGCAACCGCAGGAGCAGCAACACCTCTTGTTGTAGCAGCAGGAGCAACACTTGGTACAGGTACTGCTTTATATGGCTATTCGAACATGATCGAGGCTGAACAAGATATTATTTATGGCTCTCTAGGAGATACTAAGAGTTTTGCGGTCAATCCTATCCGAGATACCATTTTCTTGGGAAATAACCAACTCTATCATCAAACTGGTCAAATCTTTAGTATCGGTAGTTCCATTATTGCACCAATTGGTCAAACTGGAAGTGTTGTAAAAGGCCTAGCTCAATTTGGTGGCGGTGCTTTGGGAGCATGGGGCGGAGGAGAACTTGGTTATCACGGAGCCAAACTTTTAGGAGCTAGCGACTCACAGGCCAATGCGGCGAAGTTTCTAAGTAGTATGGCAGGTGCTTCGGCAGGTTCTTCCTTGGCAGGGAAGTTTAGCTTGAATAAACTGATAACGAAAAAAGTTCCTGAGCAAGCACCGCCGTATAATAAGGAGCAGGTTCTTAAAAACCTTGAGGAGAGTCGCCTAGCTCGTGAAAGTTCTAACTTTAAGTCCAGTTATGTAAAAGTTGAAAAGTCCATTAATCAAAGAATTGAGCTCCAAGATGAGTTGAAAAGAAGGGTTTCCGATTTCGACTATGATACTGCTTCTAGTAAACAAAAGGGAAACTATAGCGAGATTAGAACTTATGATAATCTGTTGAATTCAAGGAGTGGTGAGACCTCTATCTATGTTTTAAGGCGTGTTGGCAGGGACATCCCAGAAAGTCTGGATGCTAAATTAGAGCGTGGAATTGATGGTATTTACATCAATGAGTCTGGTGCTGGACCTAAGGTTATTATTGATGAGGCTAAATTTAATAAATCTAAACTTAATCCTTATACAGCTGATGGTAAGCAAATGAGTTACGAGTGGATTAAGAACAGAATTCATGAGGATGATTTTGCTAATCTAGAAGATTATTTTAGGGTAAAGCAAGCCATTGATAAAGGGAATTACGAAGCCGTTTTGAGTAAAGTCAATATTGATGGAAATGTTAGTCATTTCCGTTTGGATATGGATGCGAATATTATTGGAACATGGCCATAA
- a CDS encoding Imm59 family immunity protein, whose protein sequence is MEILKLYKQQLLEEIQNLGYESLRYSIFSDKNPGEWEVVIEFDKLEQLYFIYGTMDRGSYNGKHSFKTFEEAKIAFLQFLYDIILINKYYVEQNMPTNYYSPLWSKNPPDIDPRISQ, encoded by the coding sequence ATGGAAATTTTGAAATTATATAAACAACAACTTTTAGAAGAAATTCAAAATTTAGGTTACGAAAGTTTAAGGTATTCAATATTTTCTGATAAAAATCCAGGTGAATGGGAAGTAGTTATTGAGTTTGATAAGTTAGAACAACTATATTTTATATACGGGACAATGGACAGGGGTAGCTATAATGGTAAACATTCATTCAAAACTTTTGAGGAAGCAAAAATAGCGTTTCTACAATTTTTATATGATATTATATTGATAAATAAATATTATGTTGAACAAAATATGCCTACTAATTATTATTCTCCGCTGTGGTCAAAGAATCCCCCCGATATTGATCCTAGGATAAGTCAGTAG
- a CDS encoding glycohydrolase toxin TNT-related protein (This protein contains a domain related to Tuberculosis Necrotizing Toxin, which is the C-terminal effector domain of outer membrane channel protein CpnT, and which has a lethal NAD+-glycohydrolase activity.), with protein MGNNQLYHQTGQIFSIGSSIIAPIGQTGSVVKGLAQFGGGALGAWGGGEVGYHGAKLLGASDSQANAAKFLSSMAGASAGSSLAGKFSLNKLTTKKMPEQASPYNKEQVLKNLEESRLARNSSRMDDYLRKEYELQGKYFAERIVWKNGRYAYISSEIDKSTGQLTPVRYRSYLKNDGSINWPLHNGFTLKNGKPVMNPANLKIGDIIDRFGESGGTFTSPVEGGKITPFNQRGLPYPEDYQVYHQYKVIQNIDLKNVEKAYQNLPQSDKFILDKLMRDYKFTLEDIANPQKGTIDIVFGSGGGTQVKFGTSVSWYEKLGLIEEIK; from the coding sequence TTGGGAAATAACCAACTCTATCACCAAACTGGTCAAATCTTTAGTATTGGTAGTTCCATTATTGCCCCCATCGGTCAAACTGGAAGTGTTGTAAAAGGCCTAGCTCAATTTGGTGGCGGTGCTTTAGGAGCATGGGGCGGAGGAGAAGTTGGATATCATGGTGCCAAACTTTTAGGAGCTAGTGACTCACAGGCCAATGCGGCGAAGTTTCTAAGTAGTATGGCTGGTGCTTCGGCAGGTTCTTCTTTGGCAGGGAAGTTTAGCTTGAATAAACTGACAACGAAAAAAATGCCTGAGCAAGCATCACCGTATAATAAGGAGCAGGTTCTTAAAAACCTTGAAGAGAGTCGCCTTGCTAGAAATTCATCTAGAATGGATGATTATCTTAGAAAAGAATATGAACTTCAAGGAAAATACTTTGCAGAAAGAATCGTTTGGAAAAACGGGAGATATGCGTATATATCTAGCGAGATTGATAAATCAACTGGTCAGTTGACGCCTGTTAGATATCGCTCGTATTTAAAGAATGATGGTTCTATTAACTGGCCATTACATAATGGTTTTACTCTTAAAAATGGGAAACCAGTTATGAATCCAGCTAATCTAAAAATAGGTGATATAATTGATCGATTTGGAGAATCAGGTGGAACATTTACTAGTCCAGTTGAAGGTGGTAAAATAACACCTTTTAATCAGAGGGGGTTGCCGTACCCAGAGGATTATCAAGTTTATCATCAATATAAGGTCATTCAAAACATTGATTTGAAAAACGTTGAGAAAGCTTATCAAAACCTACCACAATCAGATAAATTTATACTTGATAAATTAATGAGGGATTATAAATTTACTCTTGAAGATATAGCGAATCCTCAAAAGGGGACGATTGATATTGTTTTTGGTTCTGGTGGAGGTACTCAAGTTAAATTTGGAACCTCAGTAAGTTGGTATGAGAAGTTAGGGTTGATAGAGGAGATAAAATAA
- a CDS encoding Imm70 family immunity protein, translated as MVVGLKADFFWYSIGEPDFLHSFFSSVCINLENGRWGEKFPIVMKNLYSGQLAVEQISQASVELEQIEREFQVLSPDKVIWDANDLSKTPPWGDNISTDVKNLSDYYLTSSGDNIFTTFKNAFRDGLKENVPIEILNL; from the coding sequence ATGGTAGTTGGTTTGAAAGCGGATTTTTTTTGGTATTCTATAGGGGAACCAGATTTTTTACATTCCTTCTTTTCGAGTGTATGTATAAATCTTGAGAATGGTCGCTGGGGCGAAAAATTTCCGATAGTAATGAAAAATTTATATAGTGGTCAATTAGCTGTTGAACAGATAAGCCAAGCATCTGTAGAACTGGAGCAAATAGAGAGAGAGTTTCAAGTTCTTTCTCCCGATAAGGTAATTTGGGATGCTAATGATTTATCAAAAACACCACCTTGGGGAGATAATATAAGTACGGATGTAAAAAATCTATCTGATTATTATTTAACTAGTTCAGGTGATAATATTTTTACTACATTTAAAAATGCATTCAGAGATGGATTGAAAGAAAATGTTCCAATTGAAATACTAAATTTATAA
- a CDS encoding T7SS effector LXG polymorphic toxin gives MAYKIHFEDITNVQREVSTTITGWAEALASIESAMSRFMSDSALQGQALNGMKSYLVEVHYPIILVLGTLMQDYSASLLLYKDGYYNIDNASKAKLPEQNLTTLKSDLEGSRNNLQNQLDLLSTEKAKINDILTYRGMSHTTTIMKYNSLINDLNRLHQSIAQYESQHTMQDLVPFKELLASTKRLLASYGSQSRNVGSYQPGSIGQLQQMQEVAAAYSNAVNHLSNRTDRIRTAQERDAVRWEAIAAEERRNQGVLNFVVGALTVVGGVVAIVATAGAATPLVVAAGATLGTGTALYGYSNMIEAEQDIIYGSLGDTKSFAVNPIRDTIFLGNNQLYHQTGQIFSIGSSIIAPIGQTGSVVKGLAQFGGGALGAWGGGELGYHGAKLLGASDSQANAAKFLSSMAGASAGSSLAGKFSLNKLITKKVPEQENLSGIDELVERPSWRQSEVDVGKDFPGYEPQKSFLNGNEVPHGTKGSVRPEYYKAGHSIEVKNYNVQTSKGRSNLVNNVSKQVKQRTHNLPESTKQTVVIDVRGQNVDSNVLKQIRDNILSKSGLDVQILFKK, from the coding sequence ATGGCATATAAAATTCATTTTGAAGATATCACTAATGTTCAAAGAGAGGTTTCAACGACTATTACTGGCTGGGCGGAAGCTTTAGCAAGCATTGAGTCAGCGATGTCTCGGTTCATGAGTGATTCTGCTCTTCAAGGACAAGCATTAAACGGAATGAAGAGTTATTTGGTAGAAGTTCATTATCCGATTATTTTGGTCTTGGGAACTTTAATGCAGGATTATTCCGCTTCCCTCTTGCTTTATAAAGACGGTTATTATAATATAGACAATGCTTCCAAAGCAAAATTGCCGGAGCAAAACCTTACGACTCTTAAGAGTGATTTGGAGGGATCGCGTAATAATTTACAGAATCAGCTTGATTTATTGAGTACTGAGAAGGCTAAGATTAATGATATTTTGACCTATCGAGGGATGAGTCATACGACGACCATTATGAAGTACAACTCTCTGATTAATGATTTGAATAGACTTCATCAGAGTATTGCTCAATATGAATCTCAGCATACCATGCAAGATTTAGTGCCCTTCAAGGAGCTTTTAGCATCAACTAAACGCTTGTTGGCAAGTTATGGGAGTCAATCAAGGAATGTTGGTAGTTATCAACCTGGTTCTATAGGTCAGCTTCAACAAATGCAGGAAGTTGCGGCAGCTTATAGCAATGCGGTTAATCACTTATCAAATCGTACAGATCGGATTAGGACGGCTCAGGAACGTGATGCCGTTCGCTGGGAAGCCATTGCGGCCGAAGAGCGTCGTAATCAGGGTGTTCTAAATTTTGTGGTTGGCGCTTTAACGGTTGTAGGTGGTGTAGTAGCTATTGTAGCAACCGCAGGAGCAGCAACTCCTCTTGTTGTAGCAGCCGGTGCAACACTTGGTACAGGTACTGCTTTATATGGCTATTCGAACATGATCGAGGCCGAACAAGATATTATTTATGGCTCTCTAGGCGATACCAAGAGTTTTGCGGTCAATCCTATCCGAGATACCATTTTCTTGGGAAATAACCAACTCTATCACCAAACTGGTCAAATCTTTAGTATCGGTAGTTCCATTATTGCACCAATTGGTCAAACTGGAAGTGTTGTAAAAGGCCTAGCTCAATTTGGTGGCGGTGCTTTGGGAGCATGGGGCGGAGGAGAACTTGGTTATCACGGAGCCAAACTTTTAGGAGCTAGCGACTCACAGGCCAATGCGGCGAAGTTTCTAAGTAGTATGGCAGGTGCTTCGGCAGGTTCTTCCTTGGCAGGGAAGTTTAGCTTGAATAAACTGATAACGAAAAAAGTTCCTGAGCAAGAAAATTTGTCAGGTATTGACGAATTAGTTGAGAGACCGAGTTGGAGGCAATCAGAAGTTGATGTCGGGAAAGACTTTCCAGGCTATGAACCTCAAAAATCATTTCTTAATGGTAATGAGGTACCTCATGGAACTAAGGGAAGTGTGAGACCTGAGTATTATAAGGCTGGTCATAGTATAGAAGTTAAAAATTATAATGTACAAACTAGTAAGGGTCGGAGTAATCTAGTGAATAATGTTAGTAAACAGGTTAAGCAGAGAACACATAATCTTCCTGAGAGTACAAAACAAACAGTTGTTATAGATGTTAGAGGTCAAAATGTAGACTCTAACGTGTTAAAACAAATCAGAGATAATATATTATCCAAGTCGGGACTTGATGTCCAAATTTTATTTAAAAAATAG
- a CDS encoding TIGR04197 family type VII secretion effector, whose protein sequence is MFGVIALSETVFQPHISQLKSTQGSLVNVSAKFYEYTSTSSALDLYRDQFNELSALITAYANFLNNDIDLMDQTGLSLLAMDAQLGGQFGQTTP, encoded by the coding sequence ATGTTTGGAGTAATAGCCTTATCAGAAACTGTATTTCAGCCTCACATTAGTCAGTTGAAATCAACTCAGGGAAGTCTCGTTAATGTCAGTGCAAAATTTTATGAGTATACCTCTACATCATCAGCTCTTGATTTATATCGGGATCAGTTCAACGAATTGTCTGCTTTGATAACTGCTTATGCGAATTTTCTCAACAACGATATCGACTTGATGGATCAGACCGGTCTGAGTTTGTTGGCAATGGATGCACAACTGGGTGGTCAGTTTGGACAAACCACTCCTTAG
- a CDS encoding YwqH-like family protein codes for MGKVDYDQIYSLRRQINSHQSSINAASSAITSIEEKLGRLRNVKSSIVSIQQEVSNIKFSIKHKNNRPGWEGKNKDTLNTNWDGFISEYETFQRELDAYFDSICDEITRLENQQQEQNGIIGWCYSQINSLGNMIEKLFHTKEG; via the coding sequence ATGGGAAAGGTTGATTATGACCAAATCTATAGCTTAAGAAGGCAAATTAATTCTCATCAGAGTTCAATTAATGCGGCTTCTTCAGCTATTACCTCTATTGAGGAGAAACTAGGACGTCTCCGTAATGTAAAAAGTTCGATAGTCTCTATTCAACAAGAGGTTAGTAATATAAAATTTTCCATTAAGCATAAGAATAATCGTCCTGGCTGGGAAGGCAAGAATAAGGACACATTGAATACTAATTGGGATGGTTTTATCAGTGAGTATGAGACATTTCAACGAGAATTAGATGCTTATTTTGATTCTATCTGTGATGAGATTACTCGACTAGAGAATCAACAACAGGAGCAGAATGGTATTATAGGCTGGTGCTATAGCCAGATTAATAGTCTTGGAAACATGATTGAAAAACTATTCCATACAAAGGAGGGCTAA
- a CDS encoding DUF4176 domain-containing protein, protein MSEVTMLPLGTVVILKGSTKKMMLIARLIAAPVDGQIYRFDYGACLYPEGLLGDNLIYFNDEDILKVVHEGFQDEENEVMLENLQATLSSTEIPKGKVSDLVKSQAKE, encoded by the coding sequence ATGTCAGAAGTTACAATGTTGCCACTTGGTACAGTGGTTATTCTTAAAGGGAGCACTAAAAAAATGATGCTTATCGCTCGCTTAATTGCAGCACCAGTAGATGGGCAAATTTATCGTTTTGATTATGGGGCTTGCCTTTATCCAGAGGGCTTACTTGGAGATAATTTGATTTACTTTAATGATGAGGATATCCTAAAAGTTGTCCATGAGGGATTTCAAGATGAAGAAAATGAAGTGATGTTAGAGAATCTTCAAGCCACTCTGTCTAGTACGGAAATCCCTAAAGGAAAAGTATCTGATTTGGTGAAATCTCAAGCAAAGGAGTAA